In one Thunnus maccoyii chromosome 12, fThuMac1.1, whole genome shotgun sequence genomic region, the following are encoded:
- the snai2 gene encoding zinc finger protein SNAI2 → MPRSFLVKKHINSAKKPNYSELESPTVFITPHFYKGLPLPVIPQPEILSPAAYSPITVWTTSNLPLSPLPSDLSPISGYPSSLSDTSSKDHSGSESPRSDEDDQMLPKLTDPHGVEAEKFQCSLCSKSYSTYSGLLKHKQLHCDAQTRKSFSCKYCEKEYVSLGALKMHIRTHTLPCVCKICGKAFSRPWLLQGHIRTHTGEKPFSCPHCNRAFADRSNLRAHLQTHSDVKKYQCKNCSKTFSRMSLLHKHEESGCCVAH, encoded by the exons ATGCCACGCTCTTTTCTGGTCAAGAAACACATAAACTCCGCAAAGAAGCCAAATTATAGTGAGCTGGAGAGCCCAACAG TGTTCATCACGCCGCATTTCTACAAGGGCCTTCCCCTGCCTGTCATCCCCCAGCCGGAGATCCTGAGCCCGGCAGCGTACAGCCCCATCACAGTATGGACTACCAGCAACTTGCCGTTGTCTCCGCTACCCAGTGACCTCTCCCCCATCTCTGGATACCCTTCATCGCTCTCCGACACCTCCTCTAAAGACCACAGCGGCTCTGAGAGCCCGAGGAGTGATGAAGACGACCAGATGCTGCCCAAACTGACAGACCCTCACGGAGTGGAGGCAGAGAAATTCCAATGTAGTTTGTGTAGCAAGTCCTACTCCACGTACTCTGGACTGCTCAAGCATAAGCAACTGCACTGCGACGCGCAAACGAGGAAATCCTTCAGTTGTAAATATTGCGAGAAGGAGTATGTTAGCCTGGGAGCTCTCAAAATGCACATCAGGACTCACACTTTGCCTTGTGTTTGCAAAATATGCGGGAAAGCTTTCTCCAGACCGTGGCTGCTCCAAGGACACATCAGGACGCACACCG GAGAGAAGCCGTTCTCCTGCCCTCACTGCAACAGGGCGTTTGCGGACAGGTCCAATCTCAGGGCTCACCTACAGACCCATTCGGATGTGAAAAAATACCAGTGCAAGAACTGCTCCAAAACCTTCTCCAGGATGTCTCTTCTGCACAAGCATGAGGAATCTGGTTGTTGTGTAGCACACTGA